From bacterium, one genomic window encodes:
- a CDS encoding FHA domain-containing protein → MRENQAFFKEVLDLFDPQDPEKIPLKFKSGDPESRSEAVVHPNGEVEVSFVIPLDSDADPENGRVYLRDTFVFDSSEKKLKSYQRAFDYNGKGEGNWAAWLEKYRETLKQPRGIDDKTVQDFAFSAGTSFGRALTDADGKTLEDFAKAYKREHEYLDLNHHMVEVNWQDLNYKLKDKANHYTLVRKDGQIHITFNMTIDGDDDPANGRLILSDTISVDEKTWKLTNFTRQWKPAHELADSEEWKAAAERMNQIWAETPADEKAKVAEKGQAFVVNMASLLLTGNDVEPKDAWKALLPNANSVTGPAEPSVFAKRSEKDPRRGEATPQILEAIGVLANESMARKQDSESGWWNRRVLRHGAIDLEQLQKSNIDVVKKALAAAKSKPAASAFEVLKSLSLEGDEAQARDWMLSSPNAIELNSIGVETDAELRATALLHFADGRLFRRAQMLASAQSILNGLQNSPFVQAKAKALLETMGGKGTFGSKVEAFLPHFTEQVAHPATLIAMGGAPFLGAAAEGAGLLGLSRFARVLGGSGRVNFAGRWLAGGGGLAGEAFAFTALHQAGASAVHDPNKVMANFGNEFLSGLMLFGAMRMSHAVVNPLSARVFTKTPTETQLLTSPTGRVLLNPRWGGGEANWLSRNVAIPFVNHGTGVLAMHGANSLARHWDLMPDDGKDGFSHFLESGLAYAQATIGFNLANRMTMGRLQGGLGEAKLRLDSFGREPVKKTGLAPGQAFNFNGKWKIEKAGEQKAIWIGSSPGRRKGVEYLDGYAKLNVGVEDTVSEYHAVLVRDRSGSFWYVADAGSTYGTFVGTRRLAPGEHARFKNNEVLQLGDSFQLRIGVDGKLLSPDRGAHIVVDVPQSPAQKRLGPPPTAETFPFEALYPGFDPMPSKEIQEAMGRRNEEVKPLAFEVAQLNSVKGGEGVKLTSATTFWRSKSSTLQIYVDKRGRFVLENLSFDTPIEVHRPARGQQAEERWNLIRTDPKFMSEEQRVAGRQDWVFLESGDIISMGNQSVEFIAHDLPIADKVQASSRALGHSERPPAPRDSVPPEDLDPNGDRVTEINLKRDPDLDPMGDRVTELNLKPVSPDGTHSENSEITQAIRPRLTNVDRLNGPLPDEYRNGIPANTPVFQLLLNGEVIGSGDPLNTSYLIGHKPDVHGSYQSSFAIGGRLLEATHAEIFLARTPSGEGYQWYLTDKDSAQGTFLGGRDGRKLDSGAGREFIPLQSGSTFSLGAPAGKNDAIELTFRLPWSATSIDPAKPAEVFPLKLLRDFAPNQAPMELIDNFGNVVFTADRKTTRYIFGKNPDPRETPNTRTVSLDYVRDPSRIADEHCEIFVSESGNWYLRSLTLEEKIYIDGQEVIPGATVPIRPEAEIALGGEKDKRQGHGITFRLRKENYATESDSETPTVRPAPPDGKAARPAAAPPPRRAPSEGDFNGGGVSDTLIMQASATEKLARQSVEMEEPPPPPQRPRQASRPPQTGGSGPHIMRRSQPPQPPAKRPPAPPLAEKPKEPAAPAPRNEADFGELNTEAPAAPVAPSGARQTASQEMPPPAPDLTQPVIPRHSPVPKEALHSEPIPPAPPAADVKLAPSPSPLEAAIAAAQPPKPVDPSLTTVHPDLRSQNLLDSISSWLTSDKERLKKKVNEIKTFPRHEPKEDSLSSSSVTLPLFLGQVLKREGEVKFSDPTKAVLKGLIDAKVGGDFGQVYDVSFDGKTLFYGSQGFSDPNTSLTLKIKPGAEAEVLRGLHEKLLTLDVPVQITAPLSTSTEAPSTYLGILYRAQDAAKVHQAVRNFAQDHSAALGMGNLPFTHMLRGENGRPITGSGVMEYFVDGKVPNPLDHRFRAMVLGSFNSYAKKAQAENKYEQLKHFQTALALYQQAGYDLANAGFRAGSLDGTHAPLRTELYFPE, encoded by the coding sequence TTGAGGGAGAATCAGGCCTTTTTTAAGGAAGTCCTCGATCTTTTCGATCCCCAGGACCCTGAGAAAATCCCTCTGAAGTTCAAAAGCGGCGATCCCGAGTCGCGTTCCGAGGCGGTGGTCCATCCGAACGGAGAGGTCGAAGTGTCCTTCGTCATCCCGTTGGACAGCGACGCCGACCCGGAAAACGGCCGGGTCTACCTCCGCGACACCTTCGTCTTCGACTCCTCCGAAAAGAAGCTGAAATCCTACCAGCGGGCTTTCGACTATAACGGCAAGGGCGAGGGGAATTGGGCCGCTTGGCTGGAGAAGTACCGCGAGACCTTGAAGCAGCCCCGCGGCATCGACGACAAGACCGTTCAGGACTTCGCCTTCAGCGCCGGCACTTCTTTCGGCCGGGCGCTCACCGACGCCGACGGCAAGACCTTGGAGGATTTCGCCAAGGCCTACAAGCGCGAGCATGAATATCTCGATCTCAACCATCACATGGTCGAGGTCAATTGGCAGGACCTCAATTATAAGCTCAAGGACAAGGCCAATCACTACACGCTGGTGCGCAAGGACGGCCAGATCCACATCACTTTCAACATGACCATCGACGGCGACGACGATCCCGCCAACGGCCGCTTGATCTTGAGCGACACGATCAGCGTCGATGAAAAGACTTGGAAGCTGACGAATTTCACCCGCCAATGGAAGCCGGCTCATGAGCTGGCCGATTCCGAAGAATGGAAGGCCGCCGCCGAGCGGATGAACCAAATTTGGGCCGAGACGCCGGCCGACGAGAAGGCGAAAGTGGCCGAGAAGGGCCAGGCTTTCGTCGTCAACATGGCGTCGCTGCTTTTGACCGGAAACGACGTCGAGCCCAAGGATGCCTGGAAGGCCCTTTTGCCCAACGCCAACTCGGTGACCGGGCCGGCCGAACCCTCGGTCTTCGCCAAGCGCTCGGAGAAGGATCCCCGCCGCGGCGAGGCCACTCCTCAAATCCTCGAGGCGATCGGAGTGCTGGCCAATGAGTCGATGGCCCGCAAGCAGGATTCCGAATCGGGCTGGTGGAACCGGCGGGTGCTGCGCCATGGCGCGATCGACTTGGAGCAGTTGCAAAAGTCCAATATCGATGTCGTCAAGAAGGCGCTGGCGGCCGCCAAGTCCAAGCCCGCGGCCAGCGCTTTCGAAGTGCTCAAGTCGCTGAGCCTCGAGGGCGACGAGGCCCAGGCCCGCGACTGGATGCTCTCCAGCCCGAACGCCATCGAGCTCAATTCCATCGGCGTCGAAACCGACGCCGAGCTGCGGGCCACCGCGCTCTTGCATTTCGCCGACGGGCGGCTGTTCCGGCGGGCCCAAATGTTGGCTTCGGCCCAAAGTATCCTGAACGGGCTGCAGAATTCGCCATTTGTCCAGGCCAAGGCCAAGGCTCTTCTCGAAACGATGGGCGGAAAGGGGACCTTCGGCTCGAAGGTCGAGGCCTTTCTTCCCCATTTCACCGAGCAAGTCGCCCATCCCGCCACCTTGATCGCGATGGGCGGAGCGCCCTTCCTCGGCGCCGCCGCCGAGGGTGCGGGTTTGCTTGGCTTGAGCAGGTTCGCGCGAGTCTTGGGCGGAAGCGGAAGAGTCAACTTCGCCGGCCGCTGGCTGGCCGGCGGCGGTGGCCTTGCCGGCGAAGCCTTTGCTTTCACCGCTCTCCATCAAGCCGGAGCTTCGGCGGTTCACGACCCGAACAAGGTCATGGCCAACTTCGGCAACGAATTTCTTTCGGGCCTGATGCTTTTCGGCGCGATGCGGATGAGCCATGCCGTCGTCAACCCGCTCAGCGCCCGGGTCTTCACCAAGACGCCGACCGAAACCCAATTGCTCACTTCGCCGACCGGCCGGGTGCTGCTCAATCCGCGCTGGGGCGGGGGCGAGGCCAACTGGCTCTCCCGCAACGTGGCCATTCCCTTCGTCAACCACGGCACCGGCGTCCTCGCGATGCACGGAGCCAACAGCCTGGCGCGCCATTGGGACTTGATGCCCGACGACGGCAAGGACGGTTTCTCCCATTTCCTCGAAAGCGGCCTGGCTTACGCTCAAGCCACCATCGGCTTCAACTTGGCCAACCGCATGACGATGGGCCGCCTTCAGGGCGGCTTGGGCGAAGCCAAGCTCCGGTTGGACAGCTTCGGCCGGGAACCGGTCAAAAAGACGGGGCTCGCTCCGGGTCAGGCCTTCAATTTCAACGGTAAATGGAAGATCGAAAAGGCCGGCGAGCAAAAAGCGATCTGGATCGGCAGCAGCCCCGGCCGCCGCAAAGGCGTCGAGTATCTCGACGGCTACGCCAAGCTCAACGTCGGGGTCGAGGACACCGTTTCGGAATACCACGCGGTCCTGGTCCGCGACCGCAGCGGCAGCTTTTGGTACGTCGCCGATGCCGGCAGCACCTACGGGACCTTCGTCGGCACCCGCCGGCTGGCGCCGGGCGAGCACGCCCGCTTCAAGAACAATGAAGTCCTGCAGCTGGGCGATAGCTTTCAGCTGCGGATCGGCGTCGACGGCAAGCTTCTTTCGCCCGATCGCGGAGCTCATATCGTGGTCGATGTTCCTCAATCGCCCGCCCAAAAGCGCTTGGGACCGCCGCCCACCGCCGAGACCTTCCCCTTCGAAGCGCTTTACCCCGGCTTCGATCCGATGCCCTCCAAGGAGATCCAAGAAGCCATGGGGAGGCGAAACGAGGAGGTCAAGCCCCTGGCCTTCGAAGTGGCCCAGCTTAATTCGGTCAAAGGCGGCGAAGGCGTGAAACTGACCTCGGCGACGACCTTCTGGCGAAGCAAGTCGTCGACCTTGCAAATTTACGTCGACAAAAGAGGCCGTTTCGTCCTGGAAAACTTGAGCTTCGACACCCCGATCGAGGTCCATCGTCCGGCCCGGGGCCAGCAGGCCGAAGAGCGCTGGAACCTGATTCGCACCGACCCCAAGTTCATGTCCGAAGAGCAGAGGGTGGCGGGCCGTCAGGACTGGGTCTTTTTGGAGTCCGGCGACATCATCAGCATGGGCAACCAGAGCGTCGAGTTCATCGCCCACGACCTTCCGATCGCCGATAAAGTTCAAGCGTCCTCGCGGGCCCTGGGCCATAGCGAGCGGCCCCCGGCCCCCCGGGACTCGGTTCCGCCCGAAGACTTGGATCCGAACGGCGATCGCGTGACCGAGATCAATCTCAAGCGCGACCCCGATTTGGATCCGATGGGCGATCGCGTGACCGAGCTCAACCTCAAGCCGGTTTCGCCCGACGGCACTCATTCCGAAAATTCCGAGATCACCCAAGCCATTCGGCCTCGGCTGACCAACGTCGATCGCCTCAATGGCCCCTTGCCCGATGAATACCGCAATGGCATCCCGGCCAACACGCCGGTCTTCCAGCTGCTGCTCAACGGCGAGGTGATCGGCTCCGGCGATCCGCTCAACACCAGCTACTTGATCGGTCACAAGCCCGACGTCCACGGATCCTACCAATCCTCCTTTGCGATCGGCGGCCGCCTTCTGGAGGCGACTCATGCCGAGATATTCCTGGCCCGAACGCCGAGCGGCGAGGGTTATCAATGGTATTTGACCGATAAGGACAGCGCTCAAGGGACCTTTCTGGGCGGTCGGGACGGGCGGAAGCTCGACTCCGGAGCCGGCCGAGAATTCATTCCGCTCCAATCCGGCAGCACCTTCAGTCTCGGCGCTCCGGCCGGTAAAAACGACGCGATCGAGCTCACCTTCCGGTTGCCGTGGTCGGCGACGAGCATCGATCCGGCCAAGCCGGCCGAGGTGTTTCCGCTCAAGCTCCTTCGAGATTTTGCTCCCAACCAGGCGCCGATGGAATTGATCGATAATTTCGGCAACGTGGTCTTCACCGCCGATCGCAAGACCACCCGTTATATCTTTGGCAAGAATCCCGACCCCCGCGAGACTCCCAACACCCGGACGGTCAGCTTGGACTACGTTCGGGACCCGTCTCGAATCGCCGACGAACACTGCGAGATTTTCGTTTCGGAGTCCGGGAACTGGTACCTTCGCTCGCTGACACTCGAGGAAAAGATCTACATCGACGGCCAGGAAGTGATCCCGGGAGCCACCGTTCCGATTCGGCCCGAAGCCGAGATCGCCCTAGGCGGTGAGAAGGACAAGAGGCAGGGCCACGGCATCACCTTCCGGCTCCGGAAAGAAAATTACGCCACCGAGTCCGACAGCGAGACGCCGACCGTGCGGCCGGCGCCGCCGGACGGCAAGGCCGCCCGCCCCGCCGCGGCCCCGCCTCCCCGCCGGGCCCCATCGGAAGGGGATTTCAACGGCGGGGGTGTCAGCGACACTCTGATCATGCAGGCCTCCGCCACCGAAAAGCTGGCCCGTCAGTCGGTGGAGATGGAAGAGCCGCCGCCACCGCCGCAGCGTCCCCGGCAAGCTTCCCGGCCTCCGCAGACCGGCGGCTCCGGCCCCCACATCATGCGCCGTAGCCAGCCTCCCCAACCGCCGGCGAAGCGCCCCCCGGCGCCGCCCCTGGCCGAAAAGCCAAAAGAGCCGGCGGCTCCGGCCCCGCGCAATGAGGCCGATTTCGGCGAGCTCAACACCGAGGCTCCGGCCGCGCCGGTGGCGCCCAGCGGTGCCCGACAAACCGCCTCTCAAGAAATGCCGCCGCCGGCCCCCGACCTGACTCAACCGGTGATTCCGCGCCACTCGCCGGTGCCCAAAGAGGCTTTGCACTCCGAGCCGATTCCGCCGGCGCCCCCGGCGGCGGACGTCAAGCTTGCTCCCAGCCCAAGCCCGCTGGAGGCCGCCATCGCCGCCGCCCAGCCGCCCAAGCCGGTGGACCCGAGCTTGACCACGGTGCACCCCGACCTTCGCTCCCAGAATCTGCTCGACTCGATCTCGAGTTGGCTGACTTCCGACAAGGAGAGGCTGAAGAAAAAAGTCAATGAGATCAAGACGTTCCCGCGACATGAACCGAAAGAGGATTCCCTTTCTTCCAGCTCGGTGACCCTGCCCCTGTTCCTCGGCCAAGTCCTGAAGCGGGAAGGCGAGGTGAAATTCTCCGATCCGACCAAGGCCGTCCTCAAGGGGTTGATCGATGCCAAGGTCGGCGGGGATTTCGGCCAAGTCTACGACGTCAGCTTCGACGGCAAGACCTTGTTCTACGGTTCCCAAGGCTTCAGCGACCCCAACACCTCCTTGACCCTGAAAATCAAGCCCGGCGCCGAGGCCGAGGTTTTGCGGGGCCTGCATGAAAAGCTCCTGACCTTGGACGTGCCGGTCCAGATCACGGCGCCGCTCTCGACTAGCACCGAGGCCCCTTCGACTTATTTGGGCATCCTCTACCGGGCCCAAGACGCGGCCAAGGTCCACCAGGCGGTGCGGAACTTCGCCCAGGATCATTCAGCCGCCTTGGGCATGGGCAACTTGCCCTTCACTCATATGCTGCGGGGGGAGAATGGCCGGCCGATCACCGGAAGCGGCGTGATGGAATACTTCGTCGATGGGAAAGTGCCGAACCCCTTGGATCATCGCTTCCGGGCCATGGTCCTGGGTAGCTTCAACTCCTACGCCAAAAAAGCCCAGGCCGAAAACAAGTACGAGCAGCTAAAACACTTCCAGACCGCCCTCGCTTTGTACCAGCAAGCCGGCTACGACCTGGCCAATGCCGGTTTCCGTGCGGGCAGCCTCGACGGCACCCACGCGCCATTGCGGACCGAGCTCTACTTTCCCGAATAG
- a CDS encoding transglycosylase SLT domain-containing protein: MRAALLSLLILSLLSPLPAAAKKKPAETSELTLTGLVFSGRFSDAESVLEGLLGKKAKGPWKERLRFIQAYVELHSGDKAKAAKLFGELDPKGPLKDYIVYYRALALRESGQAKEAIPLLTELSSQSLPPNLTAKVSRDLALAYCKTGDRGQAVDRLNALIQTEPSPAKTYRLRFDRARCLLELGDKAEAMAGLLSLYRSEPEGELSGQILAALKEADPEYRVGAGEHIARAELLLERKRPDLAAVDLEEAVRLSAPAPLSLKKQLAQAYYKARRYREAAVLFEEMRADPASGFGGEDDLGDLARSYSRSDQFDSAIAVYRELGVDAENAYKIAFLKMDQGKLEDANQLFVELLAAYPTHPRRASVEWFLAWNNYRLENYAEAEARFGELQAKAAREKSEKRAAYWRARSLEALNRNTEAKAIYSDLADDENLSYYALLSLKRLEKLNEPTQAPRRGAVQSLPRLKVPEPFAMGELDSPGGKESLRRLKELLLVGLWEDFLAELDFVAARESVLEDFSEIRNGTGATAQDSGSWNLKYPPAYATLVTLFAQTRHIPPALAWAIMREESRFRPQVVSPANAIGLMQIIPPTGSEIAAFLRRSAFSPEDLYRPVVNVEYGVQYLAMNLKRFSGNLIETIASYNAGPEAVERWKKARPGRDWQEFVEEIPYAETQDYVRKVLRSYYLYSLIYGLDEKVPAEFYSGK, translated from the coding sequence ATGCGTGCAGCCCTCTTGTCCCTCCTCATCCTGTCCCTCTTGTCTCCGCTGCCGGCGGCAGCCAAGAAAAAGCCGGCCGAGACTTCCGAGCTCACCCTCACCGGCCTGGTCTTCAGCGGCCGTTTCAGCGATGCCGAATCGGTCTTGGAAGGCTTGCTCGGCAAGAAAGCCAAGGGCCCCTGGAAAGAGAGGCTGCGGTTCATCCAAGCCTACGTCGAGCTCCACTCCGGCGACAAAGCCAAGGCCGCCAAGCTCTTCGGCGAGCTCGATCCCAAGGGACCGCTCAAGGATTACATCGTCTATTACCGGGCGCTGGCTTTGCGCGAATCGGGTCAAGCCAAGGAGGCGATTCCGCTTCTCACCGAGCTGTCGAGCCAAAGCTTGCCGCCCAATTTGACGGCCAAGGTCTCGCGCGATCTGGCCCTGGCCTATTGCAAGACCGGCGATCGGGGCCAAGCCGTCGACCGTCTCAACGCCCTCATCCAGACCGAGCCCTCGCCGGCCAAAACTTATCGGCTGCGCTTCGACCGGGCCCGCTGCCTGCTGGAGCTCGGCGACAAAGCCGAGGCCATGGCCGGACTACTCTCGCTCTATCGCTCCGAGCCCGAAGGCGAGCTCAGCGGACAAATCCTCGCCGCTTTAAAAGAAGCCGATCCGGAGTACCGCGTCGGCGCCGGCGAGCACATAGCTCGGGCCGAGCTGCTCTTGGAGCGCAAGCGGCCCGATCTCGCCGCCGTCGATCTCGAGGAAGCCGTCCGGCTCTCGGCGCCGGCCCCGCTCTCCCTCAAGAAGCAGCTGGCCCAAGCCTATTACAAGGCCCGGCGCTACCGCGAAGCCGCGGTCCTCTTCGAGGAGATGCGAGCCGATCCGGCCTCGGGCTTCGGCGGGGAGGACGACTTGGGCGACCTGGCCCGCTCCTATTCGCGGAGCGATCAATTCGATTCGGCGATCGCGGTTTACCGCGAGCTCGGCGTCGACGCCGAAAACGCCTACAAGATCGCCTTCCTCAAGATGGACCAGGGCAAGCTCGAGGACGCCAACCAGCTCTTCGTCGAGCTGCTCGCGGCCTATCCGACCCATCCCCGCCGCGCGAGCGTCGAATGGTTTTTGGCCTGGAACAATTATCGGCTGGAGAATTACGCCGAGGCCGAAGCCCGCTTCGGCGAGCTGCAGGCCAAGGCGGCCCGGGAAAAATCGGAAAAGCGGGCGGCCTATTGGCGGGCCCGTTCGTTGGAGGCCTTGAACCGCAACACCGAGGCCAAGGCGATCTATTCGGACTTGGCCGATGACGAAAATCTTTCCTATTACGCCCTGCTCAGCCTGAAGCGGCTGGAAAAGCTCAACGAGCCGACCCAGGCTCCGCGCCGCGGCGCCGTTCAGAGTCTGCCTCGGCTCAAAGTTCCCGAGCCCTTCGCCATGGGCGAGCTCGATTCGCCGGGTGGCAAGGAGTCGCTGCGACGATTGAAGGAGCTGCTCTTGGTCGGCTTGTGGGAAGACTTCCTAGCCGAGCTCGACTTCGTCGCCGCCCGCGAATCGGTTTTGGAGGATTTCTCGGAGATCCGCAACGGAACCGGAGCCACCGCCCAAGACTCCGGCTCCTGGAACCTGAAGTACCCTCCGGCCTACGCGACCCTCGTCACGCTTTTCGCCCAGACCCGCCACATTCCGCCGGCCTTGGCCTGGGCGATCATGCGCGAGGAAAGCCGCTTCCGGCCTCAGGTCGTCAGCCCGGCCAACGCCATCGGCCTGATGCAGATCATTCCGCCGACCGGCTCCGAGATCGCGGCCTTTCTCCGCCGCTCCGCCTTCAGCCCCGAGGACCTTTACCGGCCGGTGGTCAACGTCGAGTACGGCGTTCAATATTTGGCGATGAACCTCAAGCGCTTCTCGGGCAATCTCATCGAGACGATCGCCAGCTACAATGCCGGACCCGAGGCGGTGGAGCGCTGGAAGAAGGCCCGGCCGGGCCGCGATTGGCAGGAATTCGTCGAGGAAATCCCCTACGCCGAGACCCAAGACTACGTGCGCAAGGTCCTGCGCTCCTATTATCTCTACAGCTTGATCTACGGTTTGGACGAGAAGGTGCCGGCCGAGTTCTATTCGGGAAAGTAG